The following coding sequences lie in one Funiculus sociatus GB2-C1 genomic window:
- a CDS encoding molybdopterin oxidoreductase family protein, with product MSDLIKTLCPYCGVGCGLEVSPPAQANRETNRDSKGNPVWKVRGDRAHPSSQGMVCVKGATVTESISKDRLMYPMMRDSLDEPFRRASWDEALDAIASRIKTVRDTSGADAICLYGSGQFLTEDYYLAQKLFKGILGTNNFDTNSRLCMSSATAGYYYSLGSDGPPCCYEDLELTDCAFIIGSNAAECHPIIFNRLRKHHKQNNNVKMIVVDPRRTTTAEAADLHLAIRPGTDIDLLNGIAYLLLRWNRLNIEFIDECTTGFPSYTEVIQQYPPEVVSERCGISIHDLITAAKAWAESKRVLSMWTMGLNQSSEGTAKVCSLINLHLMTGQIGFPGSGPFSLTGQPNAMGGREVGGLAHLLPGYRLVKNEQHRTEVEQFWGLQPGQISPVPGRSAWEIITGLEAGEVEFLWIAATNPAVSMPDLERTKAALKTSPFTVYQDAYYPTETAEFAHVLLPAAQWGEKTGTMTNSERVVTLCPAFRPPVGQARADWEIFAEVGRRLGFAEHFAFTSSAEVYAEFVQLTRDRVCEQTGISHARLAAQGPIQWPEPDKKEPKSLPSTVKRLYTNFRFSTPDGRARFVAHHSRGLAEPPDPDYPFVLTTGRLYGHWHTQTRTGRIEKISQMHPNPFIEIHPRDATKLGIQENDLLEVRSRRGTSRFPAKVTKTISPGTVFVPIHWGYLWADKAEANALTHPVSCPQSLQPELKACAVQLVPVATQMDSSEYLPSNAYSETFSPPISV from the coding sequence ATGAGTGATTTAATCAAAACGCTCTGCCCTTACTGTGGTGTTGGGTGTGGTTTAGAAGTTTCGCCGCCAGCCCAAGCTAATCGGGAAACGAATCGAGATAGTAAAGGCAATCCTGTCTGGAAAGTTCGGGGCGATCGCGCTCATCCTTCGAGTCAGGGTATGGTATGTGTCAAAGGAGCCACAGTTACAGAGTCCATCAGTAAAGACCGACTGATGTATCCAATGATGCGCGATTCCCTGGATGAACCTTTCCGTCGCGCCTCTTGGGACGAAGCCTTAGATGCGATCGCAAGCCGCATTAAAACTGTGCGTGACACCTCTGGTGCAGATGCAATCTGCCTCTATGGTTCCGGTCAATTCCTCACGGAAGATTATTATCTTGCCCAAAAACTTTTTAAAGGTATTTTGGGTACTAATAACTTTGATACCAACTCGCGTCTGTGTATGTCTTCCGCCACAGCCGGGTATTATTACAGCTTAGGTTCAGACGGCCCCCCCTGTTGCTACGAAGACCTGGAATTAACAGATTGTGCCTTTATCATCGGTTCCAATGCGGCAGAATGTCACCCGATTATCTTTAACCGACTGCGGAAACACCACAAACAAAACAATAATGTCAAAATGATTGTGGTCGATCCGCGCCGCACTACCACAGCTGAGGCCGCAGATTTGCATCTGGCAATTCGACCAGGTACAGACATCGATCTACTCAATGGTATTGCTTATCTGCTGCTGCGCTGGAACCGCCTCAACATCGAATTTATAGACGAATGCACCACAGGTTTTCCATCCTACACTGAGGTAATTCAGCAGTATCCGCCGGAAGTTGTCTCTGAACGATGCGGTATTTCCATCCATGACTTGATAACAGCCGCAAAAGCTTGGGCTGAATCGAAGCGTGTGCTGTCTATGTGGACAATGGGTTTAAACCAGTCTTCAGAAGGTACCGCCAAAGTGTGCAGTCTGATCAATTTGCACCTCATGACTGGTCAAATTGGCTTTCCCGGAAGCGGCCCTTTTTCGCTGACAGGTCAGCCGAACGCGATGGGAGGAAGGGAAGTTGGCGGTTTGGCTCATCTTTTGCCAGGGTATCGTTTGGTGAAGAATGAGCAGCACAGAACTGAAGTTGAGCAGTTTTGGGGATTACAACCTGGGCAAATTTCGCCAGTTCCCGGCCGCAGCGCTTGGGAAATTATTACTGGACTAGAGGCGGGAGAAGTAGAATTTTTGTGGATTGCGGCGACTAACCCAGCGGTGAGTATGCCGGATTTGGAACGGACAAAAGCCGCCCTTAAGACTTCGCCTTTTACTGTCTATCAAGACGCTTACTATCCCACAGAAACTGCCGAATTTGCTCACGTTTTGTTACCAGCAGCGCAGTGGGGCGAAAAAACTGGAACGATGACCAATTCTGAGCGAGTAGTAACGCTTTGTCCAGCTTTCCGTCCGCCAGTAGGACAGGCGAGAGCAGATTGGGAAATCTTTGCAGAAGTCGGTCGTCGCTTGGGATTTGCTGAACACTTTGCTTTTACTTCTTCAGCAGAAGTTTATGCGGAATTTGTGCAGTTGACACGCGATCGCGTCTGCGAACAAACTGGCATCAGTCATGCACGACTAGCAGCACAAGGCCCTATACAATGGCCCGAACCGGACAAAAAAGAACCCAAATCTTTACCAAGCACGGTAAAAAGGCTGTATACAAATTTCCGTTTTTCCACGCCTGATGGAAGGGCGCGTTTTGTTGCCCATCATTCGCGGGGTTTAGCAGAACCACCAGATCCAGACTATCCCTTTGTCCTCACGACTGGCAGACTTTACGGACATTGGCACACTCAAACCCGCACTGGACGCATTGAGAAAATTTCCCAGATGCACCCGAATCCGTTTATTGAGATTCATCCGCGCGATGCTACAAAGCTGGGTATTCAGGAGAACGATTTGCTGGAAGTCCGAAGTCGTCGCGGTACATCCCGATTTCCAGCCAAAGTCACAAAGACAATTTCCCCCGGAACTGTCTTTGTCCCCATACACTGGGGCTATCTTTGGGCAGACAAGGCAGAAGCCAACGCCCTTACCCATCCAGTCTCTTGTCCTCAATCCCTGCAACCAGAGTTAAAAGCCTGTGCGGTGCAACTTGTACCCGTTGCTACCCAGATGGATTCATCTGAATATCTGCCGTCAAACGCTTACTCTGAGACTTTTTCTCCACCAATTTCGGTTTGA
- a CDS encoding NarK family nitrate/nitrite MFS transporter produces MSGVWSFSGRYRILHLTWFAFFLTFVVWFNFAPFATAVKADFGLTEPQLRTLAICNVALTVPARIIVGMILDRFGPRITYSCLLVYAAIPCLAFALAQNFEQLVYSRLALSIVGCGFVIGIRMVAEWFPAKEIGLAEGIYGGWGNFGSAGAAFTLPTIAAAVAFLSAGQVNWRFAIALTGIVSAIYGVIYYFNVQNTPPGKVYERPESSAGMEVTTQKDFWFMMLMNIPLVGVLGLIAWRLNRVDFINTTQLYTAWFLLVCLYAFQAYNCWKANKNLMNGTKRYPAEERYKFSQVANLELAYLACFGSELAVVSMLPTFFQRSFGLTAAIAGAVAGTYAFMNLVARPGGGLISDKIGSRKWTLAATLAGTGTGYLVFSSLGGNIPLLVVVIMTMTASFFVMAAEGATYAIVPLIKRRVTGQIAGNVGAYGNVGAVIFLTVYSLLPQGAAGDRIFFQMLGLVGLIAASFCAFFLKEPEGSHEGEEAEVLSPKTEVFSHEQERH; encoded by the coding sequence ATGTCTGGAGTCTGGTCATTTAGCGGTCGATACCGCATCTTACACTTAACCTGGTTTGCTTTCTTTCTGACATTTGTGGTTTGGTTTAACTTTGCCCCATTTGCCACAGCAGTAAAAGCAGACTTCGGTTTAACGGAACCACAACTTAGAACTTTGGCTATTTGTAATGTCGCTCTCACAGTTCCAGCCAGAATTATTGTGGGGATGATATTAGATCGCTTTGGCCCTCGGATTACCTATTCATGCCTGCTAGTTTATGCTGCCATACCTTGTTTAGCGTTTGCCTTGGCACAGAACTTTGAACAATTAGTTTATAGCCGCTTAGCATTGAGTATTGTCGGGTGTGGCTTTGTGATTGGTATCCGAATGGTGGCGGAGTGGTTTCCTGCCAAAGAAATTGGCTTAGCGGAAGGTATTTATGGCGGCTGGGGTAACTTTGGGTCGGCGGGTGCTGCGTTCACTTTACCGACTATTGCCGCCGCCGTCGCCTTTTTAAGTGCGGGTCAAGTTAACTGGCGGTTTGCGATCGCACTCACCGGAATTGTTTCTGCTATCTACGGGGTAATTTATTACTTTAACGTCCAAAATACACCTCCCGGCAAAGTTTACGAGCGCCCAGAAAGCAGCGCGGGGATGGAAGTCACAACCCAGAAAGATTTCTGGTTTATGATGCTGATGAACATTCCCTTAGTGGGAGTTTTGGGCTTAATTGCTTGGCGTTTAAATCGAGTTGACTTCATCAACACTACGCAACTGTATACCGCTTGGTTTCTGCTGGTCTGCTTATATGCGTTCCAGGCTTACAATTGCTGGAAAGCCAATAAGAATTTGATGAATGGTACAAAACGATATCCCGCTGAAGAACGCTACAAATTTTCTCAAGTAGCTAATTTAGAATTGGCTTACCTCGCTTGTTTTGGTTCTGAGCTTGCAGTTGTTTCCATGCTGCCTACATTTTTTCAAAGAAGCTTTGGCTTAACTGCGGCGATCGCTGGGGCAGTTGCTGGAACTTACGCATTTATGAACTTAGTAGCTCGTCCGGGAGGTGGCTTGATTTCTGACAAAATCGGCAGCCGGAAATGGACGCTGGCGGCGACACTGGCAGGAACTGGAACTGGGTATTTAGTATTTAGCAGTTTGGGTGGTAATATACCGCTTTTGGTTGTAGTAATTATGACCATGACTGCTTCCTTCTTTGTAATGGCAGCAGAAGGGGCAACTTACGCGATTGTCCCGCTGATTAAGCGGCGAGTGACGGGACAAATTGCTGGTAACGTCGGTGCTTACGGCAATGTGGGGGCGGTGATTTTCCTCACTGTATATAGCTTGTTACCTCAAGGTGCTGCGGGCGATCGCATCTTTTTCCAGATGCTAGGCTTAGTTGGCTTAATTGCAGCTAGTTTTTGTGCATTCTTCCTCAAAGAACCGGAAGGCTCTCATGAAGGTGAAGAAGCAGAAGTTTTATCTCCAAAAACTGAAGTTTTTTCCCACGAACAGGAACGACATTAA
- a CDS encoding chloride channel protein, with product MSSNAQSQTTATDTPESSDRELTYQQTILCAAVIGIAGGLVATAYYYVLEGSLHFVWHTLPDVLNPYFPSNFPAWNYVWIATTIGGFLVGVTLHLMGLPGEVAFVVDKVHDPGRISVRQTPAMILASLFSITAGGSAGPEAPLVQINGSFGGWLGQKLHLTLTATRVLTFCGMSAALGAFFGAPLGGALFALELPHRRGLEYYEALIPAVLSAILSFVVFRFNTGLTIGGMYHFAAIPKLSLTNLAQGAILGILGALIAVIFIYLFRMVGHLSEYLRHQTILLATLGGLSIGLIALVFPQTLFFGEKEIQTVVETGSTFGMTMLLAIAFAKMLAVCCTLHSGFRGGFIFPLFYIGAAVGLAISLAFPEIHPTIGMICMMAAVNVAVTKTPISTTVILGVLSDTAMVPVLVIASFVSFLLTTQVSLIKTQRSRTVFGGEAQEVRLAAGIANT from the coding sequence ATGTCATCAAATGCTCAATCTCAAACAACGGCGACCGATACACCAGAAAGTAGCGATCGCGAACTTACCTACCAGCAAACAATCCTTTGTGCCGCAGTAATTGGCATTGCTGGAGGATTAGTTGCAACAGCTTACTACTACGTGCTGGAAGGAAGTTTACATTTTGTCTGGCACACACTTCCTGATGTTCTCAACCCCTACTTCCCCAGCAACTTCCCCGCATGGAATTACGTGTGGATTGCCACTACCATTGGCGGATTTCTGGTTGGTGTCACGCTGCACTTAATGGGACTTCCCGGTGAAGTTGCCTTTGTCGTCGATAAGGTACACGATCCAGGGCGAATTTCTGTGCGCCAAACTCCAGCGATGATTCTAGCATCCTTATTTTCGATTACCGCAGGCGGTAGCGCTGGCCCAGAAGCCCCACTTGTACAGATTAATGGCAGTTTTGGCGGCTGGCTTGGTCAAAAGCTCCACCTGACCCTAACAGCAACCCGCGTGCTGACCTTTTGCGGGATGAGTGCTGCCCTTGGAGCCTTCTTCGGTGCGCCTCTTGGTGGCGCACTCTTCGCCTTGGAACTTCCCCATCGTCGAGGCTTGGAATACTACGAAGCCCTAATCCCAGCCGTACTTTCAGCGATTTTGAGCTTTGTTGTGTTTCGGTTTAATACCGGGTTAACGATTGGTGGGATGTACCACTTTGCCGCTATTCCGAAACTGTCGCTAACTAATTTAGCTCAGGGTGCAATTCTAGGAATATTAGGGGCGCTAATTGCTGTTATCTTTATTTATCTGTTCCGGATGGTCGGGCATCTGAGTGAGTACCTGCGACACCAGACGATTCTACTTGCCACGCTGGGAGGATTATCAATTGGTTTGATTGCTTTGGTTTTCCCCCAAACGCTGTTTTTTGGCGAGAAAGAAATTCAAACCGTCGTTGAAACAGGTTCTACTTTTGGGATGACGATGTTGCTTGCGATCGCTTTTGCGAAAATGTTAGCGGTATGTTGCACCCTGCACTCCGGTTTCCGGGGTGGATTCATCTTTCCACTGTTTTACATTGGTGCAGCGGTGGGTTTAGCTATTTCACTGGCTTTCCCGGAAATCCATCCGACAATTGGGATGATTTGCATGATGGCGGCGGTGAATGTGGCGGTGACAAAAACGCCCATCAGTACCACTGTGATTTTGGGCGTACTCTCCGATACCGCGATGGTTCCAGTGCTGGTAATTGCCAGTTTTGTGAGTTTCCTGTTGACCACTCAAGTATCATTGATTAAAACACAGCGATCGCGTACTGTCTTTGGCGGAGAAGCCCAGGAAGTAAGATTAGCTGCTGGCATTGCAAATACTTAA
- a CDS encoding nitrate reductase associated protein, with protein sequence MADFFQFEADFVDSLRCIPMQVRMKLDTCGVKLKLPHWHQFSQAERQSVVDMPCTTPDEIQAYRQFLHQRVIEHTGIPPTDLPVEPHPPWMDAINVPDSIQEKAAEFGVTVTPQQWVALTPAQRFALIKLSRPSHENMNFLPALKEFHLM encoded by the coding sequence ATGGCTGATTTCTTTCAATTTGAAGCAGACTTCGTAGATTCCCTACGCTGCATTCCCATGCAAGTGCGGATGAAATTAGACACTTGCGGCGTAAAATTAAAATTACCCCACTGGCACCAATTTAGCCAAGCTGAGCGTCAATCTGTGGTAGATATGCCCTGCACCACACCAGACGAAATTCAAGCATATCGCCAATTTCTCCACCAGCGCGTTATCGAACACACAGGCATTCCCCCAACTGACTTGCCAGTAGAACCTCACCCTCCCTGGATGGATGCAATCAACGTGCCAGATAGCATTCAGGAAAAAGCAGCTGAATTTGGGGTAACGGTGACACCCCAACAGTGGGTAGCCTTGACTCCCGCCCAACGCTTTGCCCTAATTAAACTCAGTCGCCCCAGCCACGAAAACATGAACTTTTTACCAGCACTCAAGGAATTTCACTTAATGTAA
- a CDS encoding peptidoglycan recognition protein family protein, which yields MPFTASVISSQEWGARPPKKWPAETVPKYVIIHHTDTPNSPSDISKATVDGAKRFAKSVQNTHMDVFGWDDSGHNFLNTTGGILLEGRQGSLAKVKRGLCVKSAHSGNPVGNESPGIENEGRFMTYQMGEKQWNSLVELCVSICDSCKISPDNIKGHRDFSATDCPGDWLYAQLPRLRQAVRQKLSTGGVPLSDDSLRVGSSGAKVKELQQLLKDRGFNPGPIDGSFGSGTETAVIAFQKSQGLKADGIVGTTTWNALTKPATPPPINLVNMCKYYQGLPHQDDAMEWLQTQIPKATLEEFAKRWRNQK from the coding sequence ATGCCTTTCACCGCTAGCGTCATTTCATCCCAAGAATGGGGAGCCAGACCTCCTAAAAAGTGGCCTGCCGAAACAGTGCCTAAATACGTTATTATCCACCACACCGATACGCCAAATTCCCCAAGCGATATCTCGAAAGCAACTGTGGATGGAGCTAAAAGATTTGCCAAAAGTGTCCAGAATACACATATGGATGTTTTTGGATGGGATGATTCCGGACACAACTTTTTAAACACAACTGGGGGCATTCTTTTAGAAGGAAGACAGGGTTCTTTAGCAAAAGTAAAACGGGGTTTGTGCGTTAAATCAGCTCATTCTGGCAACCCGGTTGGTAACGAATCGCCGGGGATAGAAAATGAAGGCAGGTTCATGACCTACCAAATGGGCGAAAAACAATGGAATAGCTTAGTGGAATTATGTGTTTCGATTTGCGATTCCTGCAAAATTTCCCCTGACAATATCAAAGGACATCGAGACTTTTCTGCTACTGATTGTCCTGGTGATTGGCTATATGCTCAACTGCCACGTTTACGTCAAGCTGTGCGCCAAAAGTTGTCTACAGGAGGCGTGCCGCTAAGTGATGATTCTTTAAGGGTAGGATCTAGTGGTGCAAAAGTAAAAGAGTTGCAGCAGTTGTTGAAAGACAGAGGCTTTAATCCTGGCCCAATTGACGGGAGTTTCGGTAGCGGTACAGAAACCGCTGTAATTGCTTTTCAAAAGTCGCAAGGGCTAAAGGCTGATGGAATTGTTGGTACTACTACCTGGAATGCGTTAACAAAACCTGCTACACCCCCTCCAATTAATCTGGTTAATATGTGTAAATATTACCAGGGGTTGCCTCATCAAGATGATGCGATGGAGTGGCTGCAAACGCAAATTCCTAAAGCAACTCTGGAAGAGTTTGCCAAAAGATGGCGTAACCAAAAGTAG
- a CDS encoding TIGR02587 family membrane protein, which translates to MYKHTRKRKPENIWSKECNDLIRGAAGGFLFGIPLLYTMEVWWIGSFTKPPVLLGAIASSFVAVFMLTRTEGFRKAKGIKASDALMDSVEAIAIGIVCATILLILLREITQDTSLSEAVGKAIFEGIPFSLGVALSRALLSGDRYQPSDGQDTPPPPNQTSMNATLADIGATLIGATIVGFNIAPTDEVPMLAAASSPPWQLAIIAASLLISYGIVFQAGFTGEGKRIKQRGLFQRPLSETVMSYLVSLFAATLMLWFFHKLSFDDPWQTWLSYTLLLGLPATIGGAAGRLAV; encoded by the coding sequence ATGTACAAACACACGCGAAAACGTAAACCCGAAAATATATGGTCGAAGGAATGCAACGACCTAATTCGGGGCGCAGCGGGTGGGTTTTTATTTGGAATTCCGCTGCTGTATACGATGGAAGTTTGGTGGATAGGATCGTTTACCAAACCGCCCGTACTTTTGGGGGCGATCGCATCCAGTTTTGTTGCAGTTTTTATGCTAACTCGCACGGAAGGATTCCGCAAAGCCAAGGGAATTAAAGCAAGTGATGCACTGATGGATAGCGTGGAGGCGATCGCTATCGGCATCGTCTGCGCTACTATTCTCCTGATTTTGTTGCGCGAAATCACCCAGGATACCTCTTTGAGTGAGGCAGTGGGAAAAGCGATTTTCGAGGGTATCCCATTTTCGCTAGGCGTGGCGCTTTCTCGTGCCTTGTTGAGTGGCGATCGCTATCAGCCTTCAGATGGTCAGGATACGCCTCCACCCCCAAACCAAACCAGCATGAATGCCACCCTTGCAGACATCGGTGCCACTTTAATTGGTGCCACCATCGTTGGTTTTAATATTGCGCCGACTGACGAAGTACCAATGCTTGCCGCCGCCTCCTCACCCCCTTGGCAACTGGCTATTATCGCCGCATCGCTGCTGATTTCTTATGGCATCGTGTTTCAGGCTGGCTTTACTGGTGAAGGCAAGCGTATCAAGCAGCGAGGTCTTTTCCAGCGCCCCCTGAGTGAAACTGTTATGTCCTATTTAGTGTCGCTTTTTGCCGCAACATTAATGTTGTGGTTCTTCCACAAATTAAGCTTTGACGATCCGTGGCAAACTTGGTTGAGTTACACATTGTTACTAGGGCTACCAGCAACGATTGGCGGTGCTGCCGGAAGGTTAGCAGTATGA
- a CDS encoding TIGR02588 family protein: MTQTNQDSNPSEKEEKQPHRSPAEWTTFGIAISILAALVGLVLYNWVNDKDRPPVLSVTPNIEIRQAQGQFYVPFEIINSGGETAESVQIIAELRVNGEVEETGEQNIDFLSGGEKQEGAFIFSRNPREGELILRVASYKLP; encoded by the coding sequence ATGACTCAGACAAATCAAGACAGCAATCCATCAGAAAAAGAGGAAAAGCAACCGCACCGATCGCCTGCGGAATGGACTACCTTTGGTATAGCTATATCTATTTTGGCCGCGCTCGTCGGACTGGTCCTTTATAACTGGGTTAACGATAAAGATCGTCCACCAGTTCTATCTGTCACGCCCAACATTGAAATTAGGCAAGCCCAAGGGCAATTTTACGTCCCATTTGAAATTATTAACTCTGGCGGAGAAACAGCCGAATCAGTGCAGATTATCGCCGAGTTGCGCGTCAATGGGGAAGTGGAGGAAACTGGGGAACAGAATATCGACTTTCTCTCCGGCGGTGAAAAACAAGAAGGCGCATTTATCTTTAGCCGCAACCCACGAGAAGGCGAATTAATCTTGCGAGTTGCCAGCTACAAATTACCTTAA
- a CDS encoding serpin family protein, with the protein MKNKIVAANTRFAFKLFGKLTKQEPDKNIFVSPASVGIALAMTYNGAVGQTQAAMAIALELQEMSLLQVNKANAQLLKTLENLDDQVELAIANSLWAQQEFPFKRDFLERTQDFYKAKVTNLDFSAADSLATINNWVSENTNGKIETILKKLNPQTILILINAIYFKGIWTNPFDKKNTHNRVFTLLYGTPKQHPMMSLDETDHRYYRGDNFQAVSLPYGTGRVSMYIFLPDQDSSLEAFHTNLNAENWDKWMNQFDKMKGKVILPRFQLEYEVQLKDALIALGMGAAFEEGNFDQMCAEPVCVGKVIHKTFLEVNEEGTEAAAVTAVEMQRGLSAPAFTMIVDRPFFCCIRDNQTGTVLFMGSIVEPKSPTSD; encoded by the coding sequence ATGAAAAATAAAATTGTCGCTGCTAACACTAGATTTGCCTTTAAGCTTTTTGGGAAACTTACAAAACAGGAACCTGACAAAAACATCTTTGTCTCGCCAGCAAGTGTTGGTATCGCTCTGGCAATGACCTATAACGGTGCTGTGGGACAGACACAAGCGGCAATGGCAATCGCTTTGGAATTGCAAGAAATGAGCTTGCTACAAGTCAACAAAGCTAACGCACAGCTTTTGAAGACGCTAGAAAATTTGGACGATCAGGTAGAGTTAGCGATCGCTAATTCACTCTGGGCGCAGCAGGAATTCCCGTTTAAGCGGGATTTTTTAGAACGCACTCAGGATTTCTACAAAGCTAAAGTTACCAATCTCGACTTTAGTGCTGCCGATTCCCTGGCAACTATTAACAACTGGGTGAGCGAAAATACCAACGGCAAAATCGAGACAATACTCAAGAAACTCAATCCCCAAACTATTTTAATCCTGATCAACGCCATCTATTTCAAAGGTATTTGGACAAACCCTTTCGACAAAAAAAATACGCACAATAGAGTTTTTACCCTGCTTTATGGCACGCCCAAACAGCACCCGATGATGTCTCTGGACGAAACCGACCACCGCTACTACCGGGGTGATAACTTTCAGGCGGTCAGCTTGCCTTATGGTACTGGACGGGTGAGTATGTATATCTTCCTCCCAGATCAAGACTCAAGCCTGGAAGCATTCCACACCAATCTGAACGCTGAGAACTGGGATAAATGGATGAACCAGTTCGACAAAATGAAAGGAAAGGTCATCTTACCTCGCTTTCAATTGGAGTATGAAGTACAACTCAAAGATGCCCTGATTGCCTTAGGCATGGGAGCAGCTTTTGAGGAGGGAAATTTTGACCAGATGTGTGCGGAACCCGTCTGTGTGGGAAAGGTTATCCACAAAACCTTTCTAGAAGTCAACGAAGAAGGCACCGAAGCCGCCGCCGTCACTGCTGTGGAGATGCAAAGAGGGCTTTCAGCACCGGCTTTTACCATGATTGTTGACCGCCCATTCTTCTGCTGCATCCGGGACAATCAAACTGGAACTGTGCTATTTATGGGTTCAATCGTGGAGCCAAAATCTCCAACATCCGATTAA
- a CDS encoding DJ-1/PfpI family protein has translation MAAKKILMIVGDFVEDYEVMVPFQALQMVGYTVHAICPNKKSGEKVRTAIHDFEGDQTYSEKPGHNFILNATFDEVEATEYDALVIPGGRAPEYIRLNEKVLEITRHFSETNKPIAAICHGLQVLAAAGVLEGKSCTAYPACGPDVCRAGGLYVHIPPDEAMVDGNLVTAPAWPAHPRWLAEFMKLMGTKIEHPEMAIA, from the coding sequence ATGGCTGCAAAGAAAATATTAATGATTGTGGGCGACTTTGTGGAAGACTACGAAGTGATGGTTCCCTTCCAAGCATTGCAAATGGTTGGTTACACCGTCCATGCTATCTGCCCCAACAAGAAATCTGGGGAAAAAGTGCGGACAGCGATTCACGACTTTGAAGGCGACCAAACTTATAGCGAAAAACCAGGTCACAACTTCATCTTAAACGCTACTTTTGATGAAGTGGAAGCGACAGAATATGACGCTTTGGTAATTCCTGGTGGACGTGCGCCAGAGTATATTCGTCTGAACGAGAAAGTATTAGAAATAACCCGCCACTTTTCCGAAACAAATAAACCTATTGCTGCAATTTGTCACGGGTTACAAGTTTTGGCGGCTGCTGGGGTTTTAGAAGGCAAAAGTTGCACGGCTTATCCCGCCTGCGGGCCAGATGTATGCCGCGCCGGGGGTCTTTATGTGCATATTCCCCCAGATGAGGCGATGGTTGATGGTAATTTGGTGACAGCACCAGCATGGCCTGCACATCCCCGCTGGTTGGCGGAATTTATGAAACTTATGGGAACGAAAATTGAACATCCAGAGATGGCGATCGCGTGA
- the cax gene encoding calcium/proton exchanger: MKIKKLISLGLLIFIPISIAAEFFKWGTLSVFITSAIAIVPLAIWLSTATEEVAVVTGPSIGALLNAVFGNATELIIALVALNAGLVDIVKASITGTIISNLLLVMGLSMLLGGLRYKEQDFKPIVARVNGSSMTLAAIAIILPTTVIYTSNGVEPTAIRNLSLTVATVLIVVYALTLLFSLKTHSYLYDVGLLDLEAETSHDSGGEATEHKPNLWLWMGVLVAATIGVAFESEIFVGVVEETTKQLGLTPLFTGVILLPLVGGAAEYVTAVSVALKNNMDLSVSVAMGSSLLVALLVAPILVLVGVIIGQPMDLNFNPFEVVAVAIAVIVANLISLDGRSNWLEGVLLLATYTILGAAFYFHPA, from the coding sequence ATGAAAATAAAGAAATTAATTTCTTTGGGACTGTTAATCTTTATCCCCATCTCAATTGCAGCGGAATTTTTTAAATGGGGTACGCTGAGTGTATTCATCACATCAGCTATAGCCATTGTACCCTTAGCGATTTGGTTAAGCACTGCCACTGAAGAAGTAGCTGTCGTTACTGGCCCTTCTATTGGCGCTTTGTTAAATGCAGTTTTTGGGAATGCGACTGAGTTAATTATTGCTTTAGTTGCCCTAAATGCAGGATTGGTTGATATTGTGAAAGCAAGTATTACTGGCACGATTATCAGTAACTTACTGCTAGTAATGGGACTTTCCATGCTTTTAGGAGGTCTGCGCTACAAGGAACAGGATTTTAAACCAATTGTGGCGCGGGTGAATGGTTCCTCGATGACGCTAGCAGCGATCGCTATCATCTTACCTACAACAGTAATCTACACCTCAAATGGGGTAGAACCTACAGCGATTCGCAATCTCTCCCTCACAGTAGCTACAGTTTTAATCGTAGTTTATGCTCTAACGCTGCTGTTTTCCTTGAAAACTCACAGCTATCTTTACGATGTGGGATTACTAGACTTAGAGGCAGAAACGTCGCATGATTCTGGAGGTGAGGCGACTGAACACAAGCCGAATTTATGGCTGTGGATGGGTGTTTTAGTTGCCGCTACTATTGGGGTTGCTTTTGAGTCGGAGATTTTTGTCGGAGTTGTAGAGGAAACAACAAAACAACTGGGTTTAACTCCACTTTTTACAGGTGTGATTCTTTTGCCTTTAGTTGGCGGTGCAGCAGAATATGTAACGGCGGTTAGTGTAGCACTGAAAAATAATATGGATCTATCGGTTTCTGTAGCGATGGGTTCCAGCTTGCTAGTTGCCTTACTTGTAGCGCCGATTTTAGTTTTGGTAGGTGTGATAATTGGTCAACCAATGGATTTGAATTTCAATCCTTTTGAAGTGGTGGCAGTAGCGATCGCAGTTATAGTTGCCAATCTTATCAGTCTAGACGGACGTTCTAATTGGTTAGAAGGGGTGCTACTTTTGGCTACTTACACAATTCTAGGAGCAGCTTTCTACTTCCATCCAGCGTAA